In Pelmatolapia mariae isolate MD_Pm_ZW linkage group LG13, Pm_UMD_F_2, whole genome shotgun sequence, a genomic segment contains:
- the si:ch73-52p7.1 gene encoding uncharacterized protein si:ch73-52p7.1, whose product MAAFSPPAPFLCVLLCVSVTLQRSDLRLAYVTHNSFLYYSCSQDPQPCSISSLTDCVCKDIQLSTLHRLQSHLSPVFQMRRLTVWFTSPSNAARLLNNSEVRHLTLIYCGSSGMPPFNPEGYFAVHHLERLTVVNLPQKPFYPYPDLNRAKTGDPDRENNADLDTNRYNTEIDTNLDLRRDYLSLSPAQVQDIFLGRELGAEYYEQARLGIIHKSVLEGGAVVKAYTVKTHIDSSGALPFPELHLPKLPETSVIYVTFVY is encoded by the coding sequence ATGGCTGCCTTCAGCCCCCCTGCCCCTTTCCtctgtgtgctgctgtgtgtttcGGTGACTCTGCAGCGATCTGACTTGCGCCTGGCTTATGTAACCCACAACAGCTTTTTGTACTACTCCTGCAGCCAGGACCCGCAACCCTGCAGCATCTCATCGCTTACAGATTGCGTATGCAAGGACATCCAGCTCTCCACACTGCACCGCCTACAGTCGCACTTGTCTCCTGTTTTCCAGATGAGACGTTTAACCGTTTGGTTCACGTCACCGTCAAATGCAGCACGTCTGCTCAACAACTCAGAGGTGAGGCACCTCACATTGATCTATTGCGGATCCAGTGGGATGCCTCCTTTTAATCCGGAGGGATATTTTGCCGTGCACCACCTGGAGAGGCTGACGGTGGTCAACCTGCCACAGAAGCCATTTTATCCCTATCCAGATTTGAACAGAGCCAAGACTGGAGACCCAGACAGAGAAAACAATGCTGACTTAGACACAAATAGGTACAACACAGAAATAGACACAAATCTGGACTTAAGGAGAGATTATTTAAGTCTGTCTCCAGCACAGGTCCAAGACATCTTCCTGGGCAGGGAGCTCGGAGCAGAGTATTATGAACAAGCCAGACTGGGAATCATCCACAAATCAGTGCTGGAGGGGGGAGCAGTGGTTAAAGCATACACAGTAAAGACACACATAGACAGCAGTGGTGCGCTGCCTTTCCCTGAACTCCACCTGCCGAAATTGCCAGAGACATCTGTCATATATGTCACTTTTGTatactga